A region from the Nesterenkonia lacusekhoensis genome encodes:
- a CDS encoding VOC family protein, producing MTLSFPFLMFQGRAQEAIDHYLETFPDAELVAIQHHLEGTEIFDPATEQEEEEQEIARDREEESGEDTESTEEDAEADSVDEGSVDEDSDDAAGSEDATDSAAEDSAETPEGSAEEDSAGEDSDESSAEQDSGEEDSAEEAEAETAQDDAEQTAEEPPVLVATAQLKIGNQVLMIQDSLVRHAFSFTPSTSIAVVVDSASEFDHIVGKLAEGGHYLMEPGSYEFAQNYAWVTDRFGFSWQVNHPLGTPEETAQAKAPEWG from the coding sequence ATGACTCTTAGCTTTCCGTTCCTGATGTTCCAGGGCCGTGCCCAGGAAGCGATCGATCACTACCTGGAGACCTTCCCGGACGCAGAGCTCGTCGCGATCCAGCACCACCTCGAGGGAACTGAGATCTTCGACCCTGCCACCGAGCAGGAGGAAGAGGAGCAGGAGATCGCACGGGACCGTGAGGAAGAGTCCGGCGAGGACACGGAGAGCACCGAAGAGGACGCTGAGGCGGACTCTGTGGACGAGGGTTCTGTGGACGAAGACTCTGACGATGCGGCCGGGTCCGAGGATGCGACGGACTCTGCTGCTGAGGACTCGGCGGAGACGCCGGAGGGCTCCGCTGAGGAGGACTCGGCTGGCGAGGATTCCGACGAGAGCTCCGCTGAGCAGGACTCTGGTGAGGAGGACTCCGCGGAGGAAGCGGAGGCGGAGACCGCGCAGGACGACGCCGAGCAGACCGCTGAAGAGCCGCCGGTGCTGGTGGCTACGGCACAGCTGAAGATCGGCAACCAGGTGCTGATGATCCAGGACAGCCTGGTCAGGCACGCGTTCAGCTTCACCCCCTCCACCTCGATCGCGGTGGTGGTGGATTCGGCCTCCGAGTTCGACCACATCGTGGGCAAGCTGGCCGAGGGCGGCCACTACCTGATGGAGCCGGGCAGCTATGAGTTCGCCCAGAACTACGCCTGGGTCACCGACCGCTTCGGCTTCTCCTGGCAGGTCAACCACCCGCTGGGAACCCCTGAGGAGACCGCGCAGGCCAAAGCCCCCGAGTGGGGCTGA
- a CDS encoding DEAD/DEAH box helicase: protein MTGLDQFSEATREWFRASFGSPTDAQEGAWHAVAQGKNALVIAPTGSGKTLSAFLWSIDRLFSCPPEAAKTTVLYISPLKALGVDIERNLRSPLVGIGHTVRRFAGERGHTDDAGSLPEPPHISVGVRTGDTSAKQRRDLVRTPPHILITTPESLYLMLTSQARETLAEVETVIVDEVHALAGTKRGAHLAVSLERLDSMLRDAGNPTAQRIGLSATVEPRDEVARFLGGRQPVEVVAPESQKEWDITVSVPVEDLASPTAVAGPIEPSGDPELAQRSPEAIEGPDTEGVQPSIWPHVEHKVVDLVAQRRSTIVFVNSRRLAEKLTGRLNEIWAEKTGSAAEPDAAHAGEADPAEPAELARAHHGSVSKEQRALIEEDLKSGRLRCVVATSSLELGIDMGAVDLVVQVEAPHAVSAGLQRIGRAGHQVGEVSVGWFFPKHRGDLVSTAVVVERMLSGHIEALHIPKNPLDILAQQTIAASALECLDVEEWFETLRRSAPFASLPRSAYESVLDLLAGKYPSDRFADLRPRIIWDRDAGTLSGRPGAQRLAVTSGGTIPDRGLFGVYLVGSEESGEGTGAVSGSARTGGRRVGELDEEMVYESRVGDVFALGTSSWRIEEITFDRVLVSPAFGQPASLPFWRGDGLGRPAELGRALGAFVREVHAGGQEEAVQQRLQRLGMDQWARENLVRYLADQQEATGALPTDRRLVVERTRDELGDWRIILHSPYGLQVHAPWALAVGERLHERYGLDGAAMASDDGIVLRVPMMDEEPPGAELFRFEPEELEELVTSQVSASALFSGRFREASARALLLPRQNPGQRTPLWQQRQRSSQLLEVAAGYPDFPMIMEAMREVLQDVYDMDALLELTRGISQRQITLVEATTHRPSPFAQSILFGYIAQYLYEGDSPLAERRAAALSVDPELLGELLGRVELREFLDQQIIDEAEAHVQRLSPARRLPTSPGARGEDRAAESVADLLRLLGPLTSEQLAQRLESPHSPAHEAEAEEIDGGEAGSQEADGQAADAEAAAHASVPEAEAWAEQLVSSQRAFRVSWQGQPAYAAVEDAARLRDGLGVPLPPGIPQTFLDPVADPLGDLVGRFARTHGPFTIGAAARALGLGRAVVADALRRLTEEHRVVEGLFRPEGLPAGEETEWCEVEMLRRIRRRSLAALRAEVEPVPVRAYAQFLLQWQGVAEADDDAGSADLRAADLSAVLSQLSGAAAPASAWESFILPARLPDYRPGMLDELLASGEVVALGRGALTGHDGWVAFAPREDAETLLRPAPAQGEEEGSLRQAVVETLGRGGAWFADALHDQLVRDGVSTSAQQTADALWELFWEGRVIPDSFAPVRSFLASGSTAHRQKPRPSRSRHASRRMALRQSVQAHRGRLGAEASSTGAEVGVGGRWSLPPAAETAPTVASHTQAEILLDRYGVVTRGSVISEQRTGRSPKEAAGEGPLAGGFAAVYKVLAAAEEAGQIRRGHFIEQLGAAQFTSSATIDQLRAISERLEDASGEQRSAGNGSRGARTRGQEESAAPIALAATDPANAYGAALDWPAVPGAEEPGSGVSARPGRKAGAVVVLCRGELVIYMERGGRTLLLFTEDEELLDAAAVALTARLRAAKVGRIAVERVNGQRILEHRFAKSLRAAGFHSSPSGLRFAG from the coding sequence GTGACCGGACTCGACCAGTTCTCTGAGGCGACGCGCGAGTGGTTCCGGGCCTCCTTCGGCTCCCCCACCGACGCTCAGGAGGGCGCCTGGCATGCCGTCGCCCAGGGGAAGAACGCCCTGGTGATCGCTCCCACCGGCTCCGGCAAGACGCTCTCGGCCTTCCTCTGGTCCATCGACCGGCTCTTCTCCTGCCCTCCGGAGGCCGCAAAGACCACAGTCCTCTACATCTCCCCGCTGAAGGCCCTGGGTGTGGACATCGAGCGCAATCTGCGCAGCCCTCTGGTCGGCATCGGGCACACGGTTCGGCGGTTTGCCGGCGAGCGCGGGCACACCGACGACGCCGGCTCGCTCCCTGAGCCCCCGCATATCAGCGTAGGGGTGCGCACCGGAGACACCAGCGCCAAGCAGCGGCGCGACCTGGTGCGGACACCGCCCCATATCCTGATCACCACGCCGGAGTCGCTGTATCTGATGCTGACCTCTCAGGCCCGGGAGACTCTGGCTGAGGTGGAGACGGTGATCGTCGATGAGGTCCATGCCCTGGCCGGCACCAAACGCGGCGCGCATCTGGCAGTCTCCCTGGAACGGCTGGACTCCATGCTGCGCGACGCCGGGAACCCCACGGCTCAACGGATCGGGCTCTCGGCCACGGTGGAGCCCCGGGACGAGGTGGCCAGGTTCCTGGGCGGACGACAGCCGGTGGAGGTCGTCGCGCCGGAGTCCCAGAAGGAATGGGACATCACCGTCTCCGTCCCGGTGGAGGACCTCGCCTCCCCGACAGCCGTTGCGGGACCGATTGAGCCGAGCGGAGACCCGGAGCTTGCGCAGAGGTCTCCCGAGGCGATTGAAGGGCCGGACACCGAAGGTGTCCAGCCCTCGATCTGGCCCCATGTGGAGCACAAAGTGGTGGATCTGGTGGCCCAGCGGCGCTCCACGATCGTGTTTGTGAACTCCCGACGCCTGGCGGAGAAGCTCACCGGCCGGCTCAACGAGATCTGGGCGGAGAAGACCGGCAGTGCTGCTGAGCCCGACGCCGCCCACGCCGGGGAGGCCGATCCTGCAGAGCCCGCTGAGCTCGCCCGCGCCCATCACGGCTCCGTGTCCAAGGAGCAGCGCGCGCTGATCGAAGAGGATCTCAAGTCAGGGCGGCTGAGATGCGTGGTCGCCACCTCCTCGCTGGAGCTGGGCATCGACATGGGCGCGGTGGACCTCGTCGTCCAGGTGGAGGCCCCACACGCCGTCTCGGCGGGCCTGCAGAGGATCGGCCGCGCCGGGCACCAGGTGGGCGAGGTCTCCGTGGGCTGGTTCTTCCCCAAGCACCGCGGGGATCTGGTGAGCACCGCCGTCGTGGTGGAACGCATGCTCTCCGGGCACATCGAAGCCCTGCACATCCCCAAGAACCCGTTGGACATCCTGGCCCAGCAGACCATCGCCGCCTCGGCTCTGGAGTGTCTGGACGTCGAGGAGTGGTTCGAGACGCTGCGCCGTTCGGCCCCCTTCGCCTCGCTGCCGCGCTCAGCCTATGAGTCGGTCTTGGACCTGCTGGCCGGGAAGTACCCCTCCGACCGTTTCGCCGATCTGCGGCCCCGGATCATCTGGGACCGCGACGCCGGCACCCTGAGCGGACGCCCCGGGGCCCAGCGCCTGGCCGTCACCTCCGGAGGGACCATCCCGGACCGAGGGCTCTTCGGGGTCTACCTGGTGGGCTCAGAGGAGAGCGGGGAAGGCACCGGGGCCGTGTCAGGCTCTGCCCGCACCGGAGGCCGCCGTGTGGGCGAGCTGGATGAGGAGATGGTCTACGAGTCCCGGGTGGGCGATGTCTTCGCGCTGGGCACCAGCAGCTGGCGGATCGAGGAGATCACCTTCGATCGTGTGCTGGTCTCCCCTGCCTTCGGTCAGCCGGCCAGCCTGCCGTTCTGGCGCGGCGACGGGCTGGGCCGTCCCGCCGAACTGGGCCGTGCCCTGGGCGCCTTTGTCCGCGAAGTCCACGCCGGCGGGCAGGAGGAGGCCGTCCAGCAGCGGCTGCAGCGCCTGGGCATGGACCAGTGGGCCCGGGAGAACCTGGTCCGGTACCTGGCCGATCAGCAGGAGGCCACCGGGGCGCTGCCCACGGACCGCCGTCTGGTCGTGGAGCGGACCCGCGATGAGCTGGGCGACTGGCGGATCATCCTGCACTCCCCCTACGGTCTGCAGGTCCACGCGCCCTGGGCACTGGCCGTGGGTGAACGCCTGCATGAGCGCTATGGGCTCGACGGGGCTGCCATGGCCAGCGACGACGGGATCGTGCTGCGGGTCCCCATGATGGATGAGGAGCCGCCCGGGGCCGAGCTGTTCCGCTTTGAGCCGGAGGAGCTGGAGGAGCTGGTGACCTCACAGGTCAGCGCCAGCGCGCTCTTCTCCGGACGATTCCGCGAGGCCTCGGCGCGGGCCCTGCTGCTGCCGCGGCAGAACCCTGGCCAGCGCACTCCGCTGTGGCAGCAGCGTCAGCGGTCCTCCCAGCTGTTGGAGGTCGCCGCGGGCTACCCCGACTTCCCCATGATCATGGAGGCTATGCGCGAGGTCCTCCAGGACGTCTATGACATGGACGCGCTGCTGGAGCTGACCCGCGGGATCTCTCAGCGGCAGATCACCCTGGTGGAGGCGACCACGCACCGGCCCTCCCCCTTCGCCCAGTCCATCCTCTTCGGCTACATCGCCCAGTACCTCTACGAGGGCGATTCTCCGTTGGCCGAGCGCCGGGCCGCCGCCCTGTCGGTGGACCCGGAGCTGCTGGGCGAGCTTTTGGGCCGAGTGGAGCTGCGCGAGTTCCTGGACCAGCAGATCATCGACGAGGCCGAGGCTCACGTCCAGCGGCTGAGCCCCGCCCGGCGGCTTCCCACCTCCCCCGGGGCTCGTGGGGAGGACCGCGCCGCAGAATCGGTGGCGGATCTGCTGCGGCTGCTGGGCCCACTGACATCTGAACAGCTGGCACAGCGTCTGGAGTCTCCGCACAGTCCTGCTCACGAGGCCGAGGCCGAGGAGATCGACGGCGGGGAGGCGGGCAGCCAAGAGGCCGACGGCCAGGCCGCTGACGCTGAGGCAGCAGCCCATGCGTCTGTGCCGGAGGCGGAGGCCTGGGCCGAGCAGCTGGTCTCCTCCCAGCGCGCGTTCCGAGTCTCCTGGCAGGGACAGCCGGCCTATGCCGCGGTGGAGGATGCAGCTCGTCTCCGCGATGGGCTCGGCGTGCCGCTTCCTCCCGGGATCCCGCAGACCTTCCTGGACCCGGTGGCCGATCCGCTGGGCGATCTGGTGGGCCGCTTCGCCCGCACCCACGGGCCTTTCACCATAGGGGCTGCCGCCCGCGCCCTGGGGCTGGGCCGGGCCGTGGTGGCCGATGCGCTGCGCCGCCTGACCGAGGAGCACCGGGTGGTGGAGGGCCTCTTCCGCCCTGAGGGTCTGCCGGCGGGCGAGGAGACCGAATGGTGCGAGGTGGAGATGCTGCGTCGGATCCGGCGTCGCTCGCTGGCCGCCCTGCGAGCCGAGGTGGAGCCGGTCCCGGTGCGGGCCTACGCCCAGTTCCTGCTGCAGTGGCAGGGAGTGGCTGAAGCAGACGACGACGCCGGTTCCGCTGATCTGCGTGCGGCCGATCTGAGTGCGGTGCTCTCCCAGCTCTCCGGGGCGGCGGCACCGGCCAGTGCCTGGGAGTCCTTCATCCTTCCGGCACGGCTTCCCGACTATCGGCCCGGCATGTTGGATGAGCTGTTGGCCTCCGGTGAGGTGGTGGCTTTGGGCCGTGGTGCGCTCACCGGCCATGACGGCTGGGTGGCCTTCGCCCCGCGGGAGGATGCGGAGACGCTGCTGAGACCTGCTCCCGCCCAGGGCGAGGAGGAGGGTTCGCTGCGCCAGGCCGTCGTGGAGACGTTGGGGCGCGGAGGTGCCTGGTTCGCCGACGCTCTGCATGACCAGCTGGTCCGCGACGGTGTGAGCACCTCAGCTCAGCAGACTGCTGATGCTCTGTGGGAGCTGTTCTGGGAGGGCCGGGTCATCCCGGACAGCTTCGCCCCGGTGCGCAGCTTCCTGGCCTCCGGCAGCACGGCGCACCGGCAGAAGCCCAGGCCGTCGCGCAGCCGGCATGCCTCACGTCGGATGGCGCTGCGGCAGTCGGTGCAGGCCCACCGGGGACGGCTCGGCGCTGAGGCCTCGAGCACAGGCGCCGAAGTCGGCGTCGGAGGCCGCTGGTCGCTGCCGCCTGCTGCGGAGACGGCTCCCACAGTGGCGTCCCATACCCAGGCGGAGATCCTGCTGGACCGCTACGGAGTGGTCACCCGCGGCTCGGTGATCAGTGAGCAGCGGACCGGCCGCAGCCCCAAGGAAGCCGCTGGCGAGGGGCCGCTGGCCGGTGGTTTCGCCGCGGTCTATAAGGTCCTGGCCGCGGCGGAGGAGGCCGGACAGATCCGGCGGGGCCATTTCATCGAACAGCTGGGCGCCGCTCAATTCACCAGTTCGGCCACCATCGATCAGCTGCGCGCGATCTCCGAGCGCCTGGAGGACGCCTCCGGTGAGCAGCGGTCAGCTGGAAACGGTTCCCGTGGCGCGCGGACTCGGGGGCAGGAGGAGTCTGCGGCGCCGATCGCTCTGGCAGCCACGGATCCGGCCAACGCCTACGGTGCGGCGCTGGACTGGCCGGCGGTGCCGGGCGCCGAGGAGCCGGGCTCAGGGGTCTCCGCGCGGCCGGGCCGGAAGGCGGGCGCCGTCGTCGTGCTGTGCCGCGGCGAGCTGGTGATCTATATGGAGCGCGGCGGACGGACGCTGCTGCTGTTCACCGAGGACGAGGAGCTCCTGGACGCCGCAGCGGTGGCGCTGACCGCGCGGCTGCGGGCGGCGAAGGTCGGGCGGATCGCGGTGGAACGGGTCAACGGGCAGCGGATCCTCGAGCATCGGTTTGCGAAGTCCCTGCGGGCAGCTGGGTTCCATTCCTCCCCGTCAGGGTTGCGGTTCGCCGGCTGA
- a CDS encoding NADPH-dependent F420 reductase translates to MSEQNTAPRTASPPVVGILGAGRAGTAFARTLLAADVGVDICSTRPPKALQHHLKIYAPGAEPVAPEQIAERTRRNGPGIVILAVPQEELDEVDPAWIGESILIDATNTWTYSGEREPLPGWLEAAVTEQLPSSMAIAGHFSPARTVKALNHIAHSDLDDAAGRDLPMTQRRALAVAADDDQARGLVMGLLVRMGFDPVSLGPLAAGRVMEPDGPLFNRPLRREDLLPYAR, encoded by the coding sequence ATGTCTGAGCAGAACACCGCACCGCGCACCGCCTCCCCGCCCGTCGTCGGGATCCTCGGGGCCGGCCGGGCAGGCACCGCCTTCGCCCGCACTCTGCTGGCCGCCGACGTCGGCGTCGACATCTGTTCCACCCGCCCGCCGAAGGCGCTGCAGCACCACCTGAAGATCTACGCCCCGGGGGCCGAGCCGGTGGCGCCGGAGCAGATCGCAGAGCGCACCCGGCGCAACGGTCCCGGGATCGTGATCCTCGCGGTGCCGCAGGAGGAGCTGGACGAGGTGGATCCGGCGTGGATCGGCGAGTCCATTCTGATCGATGCCACCAACACCTGGACCTACTCCGGCGAGCGCGAGCCGCTGCCGGGCTGGCTGGAGGCGGCGGTCACCGAACAGCTGCCCAGCTCCATGGCCATCGCCGGGCACTTCAGCCCGGCCCGGACGGTGAAGGCGCTGAACCACATCGCCCACTCGGACCTCGACGACGCCGCCGGCCGGGACCTGCCCATGACACAGCGCCGAGCCCTGGCAGTGGCGGCCGATGACGACCAGGCCCGCGGGCTGGTCATGGGGCTGCTGGTGCGCATGGGCTTCGACCCGGTCTCGCTGGGGCCGTTGGCCGCCGGACGGGTGATGGAGCCTGACGGCCCGCTGTTCAATCGGCCGCTGCGGCGTGAGGACCTGCTGCCCTACGCCCGCTGA
- a CDS encoding 23S rRNA (pseudouridine(1915)-N(3))-methyltransferase RlmH yields the protein MSITVLAIGKKHEKWAVDGIDRYTQRLRKPYDLQWKLLPHSSREGEAARDEESGRILGAVKADEHVVLLDERGKNISSPALATHLQGQFDSGRSVTVVIGGAYGVNAEMHARADFTWSLSQLVFPHQLVRMILAEQVYRAQEISAGRPYHHV from the coding sequence ATGAGCATCACCGTCCTGGCCATCGGCAAGAAGCACGAGAAATGGGCCGTGGACGGCATCGACCGCTACACCCAGCGCCTGCGCAAGCCCTATGACCTGCAGTGGAAGCTCCTCCCCCACTCTTCCCGCGAAGGCGAGGCCGCCCGTGACGAGGAGTCCGGACGCATCCTGGGCGCCGTCAAGGCTGATGAGCATGTGGTGCTGCTGGATGAGCGTGGGAAGAACATCAGCTCCCCCGCCCTGGCCACGCACCTGCAGGGCCAGTTCGACTCGGGCCGCTCCGTGACCGTGGTGATCGGCGGAGCCTACGGTGTCAACGCCGAGATGCACGCCCGGGCGGACTTCACCTGGTCGCTCTCCCAGCTGGTCTTCCCGCATCAGTTGGTGCGGATGATCCTGGCCGAACAGGTCTACCGAGCCCAGGAGATCAGCGCAGGAAGGCCCTACCACCATGTCTGA
- the gdhA gene encoding NADP-specific glutamate dehydrogenase, with product MSPTNRRISSVFQQVIDRNPGETEFHQAVKEVFDSLGPVLTKFPEYTDESILERICEPERQIIFRVPWTDDQGRVQINRGFRVQFNSALGPYKGGLRFHPTVLAGTVKFLGFEQIFKNALTGLPIGGGKGGSDFDPKGRSDGEIMRFCQSFMTEAYRHLGDRVDVPAGDIGVGRREIGYLFGQYKRISNRYESGVLTGKGITWGGSLVRTEATGYGTVYFTEHMLRTRERSLDGAKVLVSGSGNVALYAIEKVQELGGTVVGASDSSGSVYDPHGVDINLLREVKEVRRARITEYAEARPQAEFIPDQRVWAVAEKTAVDVALPCATQNELTTEDAELLVRAGTAAVAEGANMPTTPEAIRLLREAGVLFGPGKAANAGGVATSALEMQQNATRDTWSFEYTEQRLAEIMENVHDRCAATAEEYGVPGDYVSGANIAGFTQVADAMIAQGVI from the coding sequence TTGAGCCCGACCAACAGACGGATCAGCAGCGTGTTTCAGCAGGTCATCGACCGCAACCCCGGGGAGACGGAGTTTCACCAGGCGGTCAAGGAGGTCTTCGACTCTCTGGGGCCGGTGCTGACGAAGTTTCCCGAGTACACCGACGAATCGATCCTGGAGCGCATCTGCGAGCCGGAGCGCCAGATCATCTTCCGCGTCCCGTGGACCGATGACCAGGGCAGAGTCCAGATCAATCGCGGGTTCCGAGTGCAGTTCAATTCGGCGCTGGGTCCCTATAAGGGAGGCCTGCGCTTCCACCCGACCGTGTTGGCGGGGACTGTGAAGTTCCTGGGCTTCGAACAGATCTTCAAGAATGCCCTGACCGGCCTGCCCATCGGCGGCGGAAAGGGCGGCAGCGACTTCGATCCCAAGGGACGCAGCGACGGAGAGATCATGCGTTTCTGCCAGTCCTTCATGACAGAGGCATACCGCCATCTGGGCGATCGCGTCGACGTCCCGGCAGGTGACATCGGGGTGGGCCGGCGCGAGATCGGTTATCTCTTCGGGCAGTACAAGCGGATCAGCAACCGTTACGAGTCCGGCGTCCTCACCGGTAAGGGCATCACCTGGGGCGGATCGTTGGTCCGCACCGAGGCCACCGGCTACGGCACGGTCTACTTCACCGAACACATGCTCCGCACCCGGGAGCGGTCCCTCGACGGTGCGAAGGTGCTGGTCTCCGGATCCGGCAACGTGGCTCTGTATGCGATCGAAAAGGTCCAGGAGCTCGGCGGCACAGTCGTAGGTGCCTCGGACTCCTCAGGCTCGGTCTACGATCCTCACGGCGTCGACATCAACCTTCTCCGAGAGGTCAAGGAGGTCCGCCGGGCGCGGATCACTGAGTACGCCGAGGCGCGCCCCCAGGCGGAGTTCATCCCGGACCAACGGGTGTGGGCCGTCGCGGAGAAGACCGCGGTGGACGTGGCGCTTCCCTGCGCCACTCAGAACGAGCTGACCACGGAAGACGCTGAGCTGCTGGTTCGAGCCGGAACTGCGGCGGTGGCCGAAGGCGCGAATATGCCCACCACTCCGGAAGCGATCCGTCTGCTGCGTGAGGCCGGGGTGCTCTTCGGCCCGGGCAAAGCGGCCAACGCCGGAGGTGTGGCCACGTCGGCCCTGGAGATGCAGCAGAACGCCACCCGGGACACGTGGTCATTCGAGTACACCGAGCAGCGGCTGGCGGAGATCATGGAGAACGTGCATGATCGCTGTGCCGCGACGGCTGAGGAGTACGGGGTGCCGGGAGACTACGTCTCCGGGGCGAACATCGCCGGTTTCACCCAGGTGGCCGACGCGATGATCGCACAAGGCGTGATCTGA
- a CDS encoding MOSC domain-containing protein → MSTHLTDDGPTADLCVTRLGLSPMKGTRHLPHERVTVDARGPVGDRQFCLVDPQTGRVLRTVQHPQLLEIAAELTPVGLRVTAPCGAQAIAADPAPDAGAAAHTAAEPHMRVDYWGREVTVRTLPGQVSELFSEHLGREVLLARAPRGEVVYGGQVTLLHEASLQALQAASELPQEDHLWHRFRPTAVLGAGADSASAFAEESWQGREVDVGTARLLLGAPVPRCAVIDIDPVTGRRDGDLLRTLAAERPLNERGEPSFGLFATVLSPGTMGLGDQFAF, encoded by the coding sequence ATGAGCACGCACCTGACGGACGACGGCCCGACGGCGGACCTGTGCGTGACCCGCCTGGGGCTCTCTCCGATGAAAGGCACTCGGCACCTGCCCCATGAGCGCGTCACCGTAGACGCCCGGGGTCCGGTGGGCGATCGGCAATTCTGCCTGGTGGACCCGCAGACCGGCCGTGTCCTGCGCACGGTGCAGCACCCGCAGCTGCTGGAGATCGCCGCAGAGCTCACGCCGGTCGGGCTGCGGGTGACAGCCCCCTGCGGGGCGCAGGCCATCGCTGCTGACCCCGCTCCCGACGCCGGCGCGGCGGCCCACACCGCCGCCGAGCCCCACATGAGGGTGGACTACTGGGGCCGGGAGGTCACTGTCCGGACCCTGCCCGGTCAGGTCTCGGAGCTGTTCTCCGAGCACCTGGGCCGCGAGGTCCTGCTGGCCCGCGCCCCGCGGGGCGAGGTGGTCTACGGCGGGCAGGTCACCCTGCTGCATGAAGCCTCCCTCCAGGCTCTCCAGGCAGCTTCTGAACTGCCGCAGGAGGATCACCTGTGGCACCGGTTCCGCCCCACGGCAGTGCTCGGCGCGGGCGCTGACTCCGCCTCTGCGTTCGCCGAGGAGTCCTGGCAGGGGCGGGAGGTCGACGTCGGGACGGCTCGGCTTCTGCTGGGCGCCCCGGTGCCGCGGTGTGCAGTGATCGACATCGATCCGGTGACCGGCCGGCGCGACGGCGATCTGCTGCGGACGCTGGCCGCGGAGCGACCGCTCAATGAGCGCGGAGAACCCTCCTTCGGGCTGTTCGCCACGGTGCTGAGCCCCGGCACCATGGGGCTGGGCGACCAGTTCGCCTTCTGA
- a CDS encoding energy-coupling factor transporter transmembrane component T family protein, which translates to MSRRRPRPLRPRDQVFGRTAVGDGFLHRTPAWAKVAVLAAVTVTVLFLRSPTVSLGVAVGVLALGATAGVPASRMLRLLRRIWLLLAAVLAAQLVFNDLAGAGEVLSRIIACLLGAQLLILTTRPHDLLGVFRTLVLPLRWVGLSPGRIALAGLVMLRAIPYLADLAHLAHRQTQARGLERSIRARTVPLLTGSVDYARDTGRALAARGIDEVRR; encoded by the coding sequence ATGAGCCGACGCCGCCCCCGGCCGCTGCGCCCCCGGGACCAGGTCTTCGGCCGCACCGCCGTCGGCGACGGATTCCTCCATCGCACCCCGGCTTGGGCGAAGGTGGCTGTGCTGGCGGCGGTGACGGTGACGGTGCTGTTCCTACGCTCGCCCACGGTGAGCCTCGGCGTCGCCGTCGGGGTGCTGGCCCTGGGCGCGACCGCGGGCGTCCCCGCCTCCCGCATGCTGCGGCTGCTGCGCAGGATCTGGCTGCTGCTGGCCGCCGTACTGGCCGCCCAGCTGGTCTTCAACGATCTGGCCGGCGCCGGGGAGGTGCTCAGCCGGATCATCGCCTGCCTGCTGGGAGCCCAGCTGCTGATCCTGACCACCCGCCCGCACGACCTGCTCGGAGTCTTCCGGACGCTGGTGCTGCCGCTGCGCTGGGTGGGTCTGTCCCCGGGGCGCATCGCGCTGGCCGGACTGGTCATGCTGCGAGCGATCCCCTATCTGGCAGATCTGGCGCATCTGGCCCACCGTCAGACGCAGGCCCGAGGGCTGGAGCGCAGCATCCGCGCCCGGACCGTCCCCCTGCTGACCGGCTCTGTGGACTACGCCCGGGACACCGGACGAGCATTGGCCGCCCGAGGCATCGATGAGGTCCGGCGATGA
- a CDS encoding energy-coupling factor ABC transporter ATP-binding protein, producing the protein MTRPAPGIQLESVRVRAGERELLTVPALELPERRISVIGPNGGGKSTLLQLFNGLVEPTEGWVTVGGMDTIEQGREVRRQVGFVFSNPAAQLVMPTPQEDVELSLQRTVRDRARRRRLAASCLAELGIGELADRSSHELSGGQQQLVALATVLVLEPAIVVLDEPTTLLDLVNAQRFTGILDQLATQKGLQIITATHDLQLAAQADRCLLIDDGGLRTDGAPQSVIETYRSMARERAAG; encoded by the coding sequence GTGACACGCCCCGCCCCAGGGATCCAGCTCGAGTCGGTGCGCGTCCGCGCCGGGGAGCGCGAGCTGCTGACGGTCCCCGCCCTGGAGCTCCCGGAGCGCCGGATCAGCGTCATCGGCCCCAACGGCGGCGGCAAGTCCACCCTGCTGCAGCTGTTCAACGGGCTGGTCGAACCCACCGAAGGCTGGGTGACCGTCGGCGGCATGGACACCATCGAGCAGGGCCGCGAGGTGCGGCGGCAGGTGGGCTTCGTCTTCTCCAATCCGGCCGCCCAGCTGGTCATGCCCACTCCGCAGGAGGATGTGGAGCTCTCTCTGCAGCGCACCGTCCGCGATCGGGCACGACGACGCCGACTGGCCGCCTCCTGCTTGGCAGAGCTGGGGATCGGGGAGCTGGCCGACCGCAGCTCCCACGAGCTCTCCGGAGGTCAGCAGCAGCTGGTGGCCCTGGCCACTGTGCTGGTGCTGGAGCCGGCGATCGTGGTGCTGGACGAGCCCACCACACTGTTGGACCTGGTCAACGCCCAGCGCTTCACCGGGATCCTGGACCAGCTGGCCACTCAGAAGGGCCTGCAGATCATCACGGCGACCCATGATCTTCAGCTGGCCGCCCAAGCTGACCGCTGCCTGCTCATCGACGACGGCGGACTCCGGACCGACGGCGCCCCACAGTCGGTGATCGAGACCTATCGCAGCATGGCCCGAGAGCGAGCCGCCGGATGA